From Veillonella dispar, one genomic window encodes:
- a CDS encoding anaerobic C4-dicarboxylate transporter, with protein MDIYVIMQVIILFGAIFLGVRLGGMGIGYAGGLGVVLLSLGMGMFPGQIPWDVILIIMSAIAAICALQLAGGLDYLVRIAEGILRKNPKHINYLAPTVTYFLTLLAGTGHTAFSMIPVIVEVAKSENIKPSVPLSIAVVASQIGITASPVSAAVVAMSGFLEPYGVNYPTLLAICISTTFVAVMITAFIMSTFANNELSSDPVYQERLAAGHVAPPREKSADFHLKPGAKTSVLIFLIGIICIVFYATAISKNIGLIKPVIFGRNDAIVGFMMVIAAAITFFCKIDTAQLVNTSTFKSGLSACVCVLGVAWLGDTFVKGHIPEIKALASSLVTAYPFLLAVAFFFASTLLYSQAATTQALVPAVILALGITPENPGSVYIIIASFAAVSALFVLPTYPTLLGAVQMDDTGSTRIGKLVFNHPFFIPGVLAIAISVALGFVVAPLML; from the coding sequence ATGGACATTTATGTAATTATGCAAGTTATTATTTTATTTGGTGCCATCTTCCTCGGCGTTCGTCTAGGTGGTATGGGCATCGGTTACGCTGGCGGCCTTGGTGTAGTGTTGTTAAGCCTCGGCATGGGGATGTTCCCAGGGCAGATTCCTTGGGATGTAATCCTCATCATCATGTCTGCTATCGCTGCTATTTGTGCTTTACAACTCGCTGGCGGTCTCGATTATTTGGTGCGTATTGCAGAAGGTATTTTGCGTAAAAATCCTAAGCATATCAACTACTTAGCACCAACAGTTACGTATTTCTTAACGCTATTGGCTGGTACAGGTCATACAGCATTTTCTATGATTCCTGTAATTGTAGAGGTGGCAAAAAGTGAAAATATTAAGCCATCTGTACCATTATCCATTGCCGTTGTAGCAAGCCAAATTGGTATTACAGCGAGCCCAGTATCTGCAGCAGTAGTTGCTATGAGTGGTTTCCTTGAACCATATGGTGTAAACTATCCAACATTGCTTGCCATCTGTATTTCTACAACATTCGTAGCGGTTATGATTACGGCATTTATCATGTCTACCTTTGCAAATAATGAATTGTCTTCCGATCCAGTTTACCAAGAACGTTTGGCAGCAGGTCATGTGGCTCCACCTCGTGAAAAGAGTGCTGATTTTCACTTGAAACCAGGTGCAAAAACTTCTGTATTGATTTTCTTGATTGGTATTATTTGTATCGTATTCTATGCAACTGCTATCTCCAAGAACATTGGTCTTATTAAACCAGTTATTTTCGGTCGAAATGATGCCATCGTTGGTTTCATGATGGTAATTGCAGCGGCTATTACATTCTTCTGTAAGATTGATACAGCACAACTTGTTAATACAAGCACATTTAAATCCGGTTTATCCGCATGTGTCTGCGTACTAGGCGTAGCATGGTTGGGCGATACTTTCGTAAAAGGTCATATTCCTGAAATTAAAGCTCTTGCATCTAGCTTGGTAACAGCATATCCATTCCTATTAGCTGTAGCCTTCTTCTTTGCTAGTACATTGTTGTATAGCCAAGCGGCGACTACGCAAGCGTTGGTACCAGCTGTAATTCTAGCTCTCGGTATTACTCCAGAAAACCCAGGATCCGTATACATTATTATCGCATCCTTCGCAGCCGTATCTGCACTTTTTGTATTGCCTACATACCCAACACTCTTGGGGGCTGTACAAATGGACGATACCGGCTCAACACGAATCGGTAAGCTTGTATTTAACCATCCGTTCTTTATCCCTGGCGTACTTGCCATCGCTATTTCAGTAGCACTTGGCTTTGTAGTAGCTCCATTGATGTTGTAA
- the bioA gene encoding adenosylmethionine--8-amino-7-oxononanoate transaminase has product MAEKQLSQAAQWDHEFVWHPFTQMQDWLAQEPVVIERGEGVYLIDENGKKYYDGVSSLWVNIHGHNHPVLNQALKEQVDKIAHSTLLGLVSPPSAQLCKELVELAPEGLNKVFLSDDGSTAIEVAIKMAYQYRQLVGQTKKTKFIALNAGYHGDTLGTVSVGGIQLFHQVFHNLLFKPLTLPSPGVYRDVADREKAFEESLAELERILNEEGDEITALVMEPLVQAAAGMLVMPHGYLKRVRELTTKHDVFLIVDEVATGFGRTGKFFACEHEGVAPDFMTLSKGITGGYMPLAATLTTQRVFDAFLGTFEEKKTFYHGHSYTGNALACAVALASLQVFRDEKVIEGLPKKIEAFTNALKPIENLKHVKEVRQRGLIVGIELEKDVATHEAYRPNDAVGAKVAILAREQGLICRPIGDVVILMPPLASTVEQLEDMVRIVGESIQRATEEEGILEDLRPIIL; this is encoded by the coding sequence ATGGCAGAGAAACAGCTTTCACAAGCAGCACAGTGGGACCATGAGTTTGTATGGCATCCATTTACACAAATGCAAGATTGGTTAGCACAAGAACCAGTAGTAATCGAACGTGGTGAGGGGGTATACCTCATCGATGAGAACGGTAAAAAGTATTATGACGGCGTGTCCTCCTTATGGGTTAATATTCATGGACACAATCATCCTGTATTAAACCAAGCCTTGAAGGAACAAGTGGATAAGATTGCTCATAGCACATTGCTCGGTCTTGTAAGCCCGCCATCTGCACAGTTGTGTAAAGAATTGGTAGAGCTCGCGCCAGAAGGCTTAAATAAAGTATTCTTATCCGATGATGGCAGTACGGCTATTGAAGTTGCTATCAAGATGGCCTACCAATATCGCCAACTTGTAGGACAAACAAAGAAAACTAAGTTCATTGCCCTTAATGCAGGCTATCACGGGGATACATTAGGCACCGTATCTGTAGGTGGTATTCAATTATTCCACCAAGTATTCCATAATTTATTATTCAAACCTTTGACATTGCCAAGCCCTGGTGTATATCGCGATGTAGCTGATCGAGAAAAAGCCTTTGAAGAGTCTTTGGCCGAATTAGAACGCATCCTCAACGAAGAGGGCGATGAAATCACAGCTCTCGTTATGGAACCATTAGTACAAGCTGCAGCAGGTATGCTTGTTATGCCTCATGGCTATTTGAAACGGGTTCGTGAATTAACCACGAAACATGACGTATTCCTCATTGTCGATGAAGTAGCCACAGGCTTTGGTCGTACAGGTAAATTCTTTGCCTGTGAACACGAAGGGGTAGCGCCAGACTTCATGACCTTGTCCAAAGGTATTACTGGAGGTTATATGCCTCTCGCTGCTACATTGACGACACAACGTGTATTCGATGCCTTCCTCGGTACATTTGAAGAAAAGAAAACCTTCTACCATGGCCACTCCTATACAGGGAATGCCTTGGCTTGTGCCGTCGCACTAGCTTCTTTACAAGTATTCCGCGATGAAAAGGTTATCGAAGGATTACCTAAGAAAATCGAGGCTTTCACCAATGCATTGAAGCCAATTGAAAACTTGAAACATGTTAAAGAGGTTCGTCAACGAGGCCTCATCGTAGGGATTGAACTTGAAAAAGATGTGGCTACTCATGAGGCGTATCGTCCAAATGATGCGGTAGGGGCTAAAGTGGCCATCCTTGCTCGTGAACAAGGCCTCATCTGCCGTCCAATCGGTGATGTGGTAATCCTCATGCCGCCATTGGCGTCCACTGTGGAACAATTAGAGGATATGGTTCGCATTGTTGGTGAAAGTATCCAACGCGCTACTGAAGAAGAGGGAATCCTCGAAGACTTACGACCAATAATTCTATAA
- a CDS encoding LysE/ArgO family amino acid transporter: MYFLQGLLVGLATFAPVGMQNLFIINTALVQPIRRIILTLIILALFDMSLSTAAFFGIGAILEIWPLTKLIVLLFGGLLIVYMGFNIFRTEPNMRNVNTHIPIRKIIISAIAVSWGNPQAVLDATMMLGAFQANIPEENIYHFFGGFLVMTPIWFGSLAATMHLLAKKIKITHMAWINRFCGAVLVIYGIKLFIDGVTMLLEYI, encoded by the coding sequence ATGTACTTCTTACAAGGACTTCTTGTCGGTCTCGCAACATTTGCCCCTGTTGGCATGCAAAACCTCTTTATCATTAATACAGCATTGGTACAACCCATACGTCGTATCATATTAACCCTTATCATACTGGCACTATTTGATATGAGTCTCAGTACGGCGGCCTTCTTTGGCATTGGTGCCATTCTAGAAATATGGCCTCTTACCAAGCTTATCGTGCTCCTCTTTGGGGGCTTACTCATTGTGTACATGGGCTTTAATATATTCAGAACTGAACCAAATATGCGCAATGTTAACACGCATATCCCTATTCGTAAGATTATCATATCTGCTATCGCTGTATCTTGGGGCAATCCTCAAGCAGTACTTGATGCAACTATGATGCTCGGTGCTTTTCAAGCTAATATCCCAGAAGAGAACATTTACCACTTCTTTGGCGGTTTTTTAGTTATGACACCAATTTGGTTTGGATCCTTAGCCGCTACCATGCATCTGTTAGCAAAAAAAATCAAAATCACCCATATGGCTTGGATCAACCGCTTCTGTGGCGCTGTCCTCGTCATTTATGGTATAAAATTGTTCATCGATGGGGTTACAATGCTTTTAGAATATATTTAA
- the bioD gene encoding dethiobiotin synthase has protein sequence MKQLGISIIGTDTDVGKTFVTGLLGAMAVDDGFAVGMVKPVSSSAVPFPECVTMDEDNYNVDLESKDATHLMRSAGIPESRRHEVNPYAIAGDFSPRLAAELSGIEIDYDGVVAHTLDVVNRYDLTFVEGAGGITTPLYGDKTFTDLMKDIKLPAIVVADGRLGSINRAILTCEYAKMHGIEVKAIIVNDTTAVDPFLLKTNVEDMERYTGIPVVAVVPPYQGPDIQKVQLGWARSFVDSKKVWNTVLGI, from the coding sequence ATGAAGCAGTTAGGTATTTCTATAATTGGTACAGATACAGATGTAGGCAAGACGTTTGTGACAGGGCTGTTAGGGGCCATGGCTGTAGATGATGGTTTTGCGGTTGGTATGGTTAAACCAGTGTCCTCTAGTGCGGTACCTTTTCCTGAATGTGTAACGATGGATGAGGATAATTATAATGTGGATCTTGAAAGTAAGGATGCTACGCATTTGATGCGTTCTGCAGGCATTCCGGAATCTCGTCGTCATGAGGTTAATCCGTATGCTATCGCAGGTGATTTTTCTCCCCGCCTTGCTGCAGAGTTATCTGGTATAGAAATCGATTATGATGGTGTAGTAGCTCATACATTAGATGTTGTTAATCGCTATGATCTAACCTTTGTAGAAGGTGCTGGTGGTATTACAACACCTCTTTACGGCGATAAAACATTCACGGATTTAATGAAAGATATTAAATTACCAGCCATCGTTGTAGCTGATGGACGATTGGGCTCCATTAACCGCGCGATTTTGACTTGTGAATACGCGAAGATGCATGGTATTGAGGTGAAAGCTATCATCGTAAATGATACAACGGCAGTAGATCCATTCTTATTGAAAACAAATGTAGAGGATATGGAACGATACACAGGTATTCCTGTAGTAGCTGTTGTACCGCCATACCAAGGGCCAGATATTCAAAAGGTTCAGCTTGGTTGGGCTCGATCCTTTGTGGATTCTAAGAAGGTATGGAATACAGTATTAGGTATATAG
- the fic gene encoding protein adenylyltransferase Fic, with protein sequence MVITNRLGITDSPTLAREEERISKKAATTLFEKNLLNDMPSGTWTTLQKIHTILFQDIYDFAGALRSVNIAKGNFRFVPVMYLAEAVRTIEDMPQSTFDEIVEKYVEMNVAHPFREGNGRSMRLWLDHMLCTELQKTIDWSQVDKEQYLSAMERSPVNDLEIKAILAKALTSDINNRELFMKGLDHSYYFEGYQLFKSEDL encoded by the coding sequence ATGGTTATCACTAATAGATTGGGGATTACCGATTCCCCAACATTGGCTAGAGAAGAAGAACGAATTAGTAAAAAAGCGGCAACAACATTATTTGAAAAAAACTTACTTAATGATATGCCTAGTGGTACATGGACTACCTTACAAAAAATCCATACTATATTATTCCAAGATATATATGATTTTGCTGGTGCATTACGAAGTGTGAATATTGCTAAAGGTAATTTTCGCTTTGTTCCTGTCATGTATCTTGCTGAAGCAGTTAGAACCATTGAAGATATGCCCCAATCTACCTTTGATGAAATTGTAGAAAAGTATGTTGAAATGAATGTAGCTCATCCTTTTAGAGAAGGTAATGGGCGTAGCATGCGATTATGGCTTGATCATATGTTGTGTACAGAACTACAAAAGACCATCGATTGGAGTCAGGTTGATAAAGAGCAATATTTGTCTGCTATGGAACGAAGTCCAGTAAATGACTTAGAAATAAAAGCTATTCTTGCTAAAGCCCTTACAAGTGATATCAATAATCGAGAACTATTTATGAAAGGCCTTGACCATAGTTATTATTTTGAAGGATATCAATTATTTAAAAGTGAAGACTTATAA
- a CDS encoding beta-class carbonic anhydrase, producing the protein MIDIKKIIETNKEYVKNHPELPKAGLTSHPTKKMGIVTCMDTRLVCMLEEALGFNRGEIIVIKTAGNSVTQPIDNIVQSLLVATYGMGIEDVLVIGHENCGMIDFSATTFMESMKEKGISEDAIRMIEPGLIDWMDRFHISEDNVIYTVNFLRNHPLFPKGMGFYGGMMDPDTGEFRYIEI; encoded by the coding sequence ATGATTGATATCAAAAAAATAATTGAAACTAATAAAGAATATGTGAAAAATCATCCTGAATTACCAAAGGCAGGACTAACAAGCCATCCTACAAAGAAAATGGGTATTGTAACATGTATGGATACGCGTTTAGTATGCATGCTTGAAGAGGCATTAGGTTTTAATCGTGGCGAAATTATCGTCATTAAAACAGCTGGTAATAGCGTAACACAACCTATCGATAATATCGTTCAAAGCTTGCTTGTTGCTACCTATGGTATGGGGATTGAAGATGTATTAGTCATCGGCCATGAAAACTGCGGCATGATTGATTTCTCCGCTACAACATTTATGGAATCCATGAAAGAAAAAGGTATCAGTGAAGATGCAATCCGCATGATCGAACCAGGCCTTATTGATTGGATGGATCGATTCCATATCTCCGAAGATAATGTAATCTATACAGTTAACTTCTTACGTAATCATCCACTATTCCCGAAAGGAATGGGATTCTATGGTGGCATGATGGATCCTGATACAGGCGAATTCCGTTATATTGAGATTTAG
- a CDS encoding Fur family transcriptional regulator produces MNTTNWPEGIKKTKQREAIWSVLTTTDKPITAMEIAERLGDGSTTWMSTIYRTLELLETKDIVTRTTLMGSDMAYYEITPHTHRHYAVCTKCGAMIPLHTCPVVEMPQELTDAGFTVTEHHLEIAGICKNCKNKG; encoded by the coding sequence ATGAATACAACAAATTGGCCTGAAGGCATAAAAAAGACCAAACAGCGCGAAGCCATTTGGTCAGTATTAACAACTACAGATAAACCGATTACTGCTATGGAAATCGCAGAGCGATTAGGCGATGGTAGCACCACATGGATGTCTACCATCTACCGTACGCTTGAATTATTAGAAACAAAAGATATTGTTACCCGTACAACACTCATGGGCAGCGATATGGCATATTATGAGATAACTCCTCATACGCATCGTCACTATGCAGTATGTACTAAATGTGGGGCCATGATTCCTCTTCACACCTGTCCTGTCGTAGAAATGCCACAGGAACTAACAGATGCAGGCTTTACGGTGACAGAACATCATCTAGAAATTGCGGGGATCTGTAAAAACTGCAAGAATAAAGGCTAG
- a CDS encoding metal ABC transporter permease gives MFNYDFMQNAFFVAICISLLCPCIGIFMVLRRSSMIGDTMSHASLAGITLGLLTNTNPILGAFIFTAICGALIEFLRKYFSHHLDLILTIILSLSIGTAITLISSGKLKANANVFFFGSILTVNTTDMISIAALTILSVLTLYFLYNSLLYIAYDEEAARVAGVKVDFINYIFAILMAAAVSISIKIVGVLVLSAMIALPVASALQLEKGFRTTLLCSIGFSLLAMVIGLFGSYYLNVAPGGFVSLTSVAILLVVLVIKNIRTILRRMQFSK, from the coding sequence ATGTTTAATTATGATTTCATGCAAAATGCCTTCTTCGTAGCCATCTGCATTTCTCTACTCTGTCCATGCATCGGTATTTTCATGGTTCTACGCCGTTCTAGTATGATTGGCGATACCATGAGCCATGCATCGCTAGCAGGTATTACATTAGGCTTATTAACAAATACCAATCCTATCTTAGGAGCATTCATCTTTACCGCTATCTGCGGTGCCCTCATCGAGTTCTTGCGAAAATACTTCTCCCACCATCTCGATTTGATCCTAACCATCATCTTGTCACTTAGTATTGGTACCGCTATTACCCTTATTAGTTCAGGCAAGTTGAAAGCTAATGCTAATGTGTTCTTCTTCGGTAGCATCTTGACTGTAAACACAACAGATATGATTAGCATTGCAGCCCTAACTATTCTATCTGTTTTAACCTTATATTTCTTATATAACTCACTCCTCTACATCGCCTATGATGAAGAGGCCGCGCGCGTAGCAGGTGTTAAGGTTGATTTTATCAATTATATCTTTGCTATCTTAATGGCTGCAGCCGTATCCATTTCTATTAAAATCGTCGGCGTTCTCGTATTAAGTGCTATGATTGCCTTACCTGTAGCATCGGCATTACAATTAGAAAAAGGATTTAGGACCACATTACTCTGTTCTATTGGATTTAGTTTGCTAGCCATGGTCATCGGCCTATTCGGATCCTATTATCTCAACGTAGCTCCAGGTGGTTTTGTATCTCTTACATCGGTTGCAATACTACTCGTAGTATTAGTTATCAAAAACATCAGAACCATCCTACGCCGTATGCAATTTAGCAAGTAA
- a CDS encoding metal ABC transporter substrate-binding protein produces MVKKLVLLMIGIMMAALFAGCGNDAPKEQAGKKIQVVTSFNAMAEFAKAIGGDKVEVSTIIPDGVEPHDFELKPENMKQLATAQVFVYNGFGMEPWAQQAIDAAKNSKLITVVATDGVEAIKNTDPEEIKEHGAEDPHAWLSLKNAKIEVKNIKDAFVKADPANKDYYEKNYNEYVAKLDAMIKKYEDQFAKAPHKNFVTGHAAFAYLCRDFGLEQNSVEDVFAEGEPNAAQLAELIKYCKENNITTIFAEEMASPEVSKTLASEVGAKVETIYTIESNEDNKTYLERMDENLTKIAASLQ; encoded by the coding sequence ATGGTCAAGAAGCTGGTTTTGTTAATGATAGGGATCATGATGGCTGCCTTATTTGCAGGCTGTGGCAATGATGCACCAAAGGAACAAGCAGGTAAGAAGATCCAAGTGGTAACAAGTTTTAATGCCATGGCTGAATTCGCAAAAGCTATTGGTGGTGACAAGGTAGAGGTATCTACCATTATTCCAGATGGCGTAGAGCCACATGATTTCGAGTTGAAACCTGAAAATATGAAACAATTGGCAACAGCTCAAGTATTCGTGTACAACGGTTTTGGTATGGAACCTTGGGCACAACAAGCGATTGATGCGGCTAAAAATAGCAAACTCATCACTGTTGTTGCTACAGATGGCGTAGAAGCTATCAAAAATACTGATCCTGAAGAAATTAAAGAACATGGTGCAGAAGATCCTCACGCATGGTTATCTTTGAAAAATGCAAAAATCGAAGTAAAAAATATTAAAGACGCTTTCGTAAAAGCTGACCCAGCAAACAAAGATTACTATGAAAAGAACTATAATGAATATGTTGCTAAATTAGATGCGATGATCAAAAAATATGAAGATCAATTCGCTAAAGCTCCTCATAAAAACTTCGTTACTGGTCATGCAGCATTTGCGTACTTATGCCGTGACTTTGGGTTAGAACAAAATAGTGTAGAAGATGTATTTGCCGAAGGTGAACCAAATGCGGCTCAATTGGCTGAACTCATCAAATATTGTAAAGAAAACAATATTACTACTATCTTTGCAGAAGAAATGGCTAGCCCAGAAGTTTCTAAAACGTTGGCAAGCGAAGTTGGTGCTAAGGTAGAAACTATTTACACAATCGAAAGCAACGAAGATAATAAAACATACTTAGAACGTATGGATGAAAACCTTACAAAAATTGCAGCATCTTTACAATAA
- a CDS encoding YeiH family protein, whose product MGINQKTLPGILLCAVLAIPCWLLGLEFHLIGSPIFAIILGIIIGSVFTSWKREKTGAGIGFTSKKILQWAVILLGFGLNITQILHVGWISLPVIISTIATSLIVSYVIYRLTHIDSNTAVLIGVGSSICGGSAIAAAAPVIKAEDQDIAQAISVVFFFNVVAAFVFPPFGDAIGLSNMGFGLFAGTAVNDTSSVTATAAVWDSMKGTGTQVLEYATIVKLTRTLAIIPICLGLASYQVYKAKQNAAQTDGGSVSIAKIFPKFVLYFVICSLITTALSYANVDIQFLSVFKTISKYFITMAMVAIGLNTNIVKLIKSGGSALALGACCWVAITAVSLAAQHMIGLW is encoded by the coding sequence ATGGGTATCAATCAAAAAACGTTGCCAGGCATTCTGCTCTGCGCGGTCCTCGCTATTCCTTGTTGGCTATTAGGCCTAGAGTTTCACCTTATCGGTAGTCCAATCTTTGCTATCATCTTGGGTATAATTATTGGCTCCGTATTCACATCTTGGAAGCGCGAAAAAACTGGTGCCGGCATTGGATTTACATCTAAAAAGATTTTGCAATGGGCCGTTATTTTATTGGGCTTTGGCTTAAACATTACACAGATTTTACATGTAGGTTGGATTTCATTACCTGTCATTATTTCAACCATCGCTACATCCTTAATCGTGTCCTATGTTATCTATCGCCTAACTCATATCGATTCTAATACAGCGGTGCTTATCGGCGTAGGCTCCTCCATCTGTGGTGGTTCTGCCATAGCTGCAGCTGCACCAGTCATCAAAGCAGAGGATCAAGATATTGCACAAGCTATCTCCGTTGTATTCTTCTTCAATGTAGTAGCAGCGTTTGTATTCCCTCCATTTGGTGATGCTATTGGTCTTTCCAATATGGGCTTTGGCCTATTCGCTGGTACAGCCGTAAATGATACATCCTCTGTAACAGCTACAGCAGCCGTATGGGATAGCATGAAAGGTACTGGTACACAAGTACTAGAATATGCGACAATCGTTAAATTAACACGTACCCTCGCTATCATTCCTATCTGTTTAGGTTTAGCAAGTTATCAAGTATATAAAGCAAAACAAAATGCTGCTCAAACTGATGGCGGCAGTGTTAGTATCGCTAAAATCTTCCCTAAATTTGTATTATACTTTGTAATTTGTTCTCTCATTACAACAGCTTTATCCTATGCGAATGTAGATATTCAATTCTTGAGCGTATTCAAAACTATTTCTAAGTACTTTATTACAATGGCAATGGTTGCAATCGGTCTTAATACTAATATTGTAAAATTGATAAAATCCGGTGGCTCCGCTCTTGCATTAGGTGCTTGTTGTTGGGTTGCTATTACAGCAGTCAGCCTAGCTGCACAACATATGATTGGTTTATGGTAA
- a CDS encoding metal ABC transporter ATP-binding protein codes for MLSIEHLYFSYQGQPPYVLNDLNLHIHSGDYISIVGDNGCGKSTLLRLILGFLTPVKGSIKRDTNNIRYVSQKNDFSHAGFPITVKEILDSYRKLLKIKDKHEVDRVLELTNMTAFKDRLISKLSGGQAQRVSIARALIGSPDLIILDEPSTGIDRKSQEGIYALLRELNQVHHITIISVEHNLEMALANSTNIYHIANGQGHLCSPEQYASEIMHSTGRNPMDHENCACFTDVTPQAQAQAQADDTTTKEVHHV; via the coding sequence ATGTTATCCATAGAACATCTTTATTTTTCCTACCAAGGTCAGCCACCTTATGTGTTGAATGACCTTAACTTACATATTCACAGTGGTGATTATATATCCATTGTTGGGGATAATGGGTGTGGTAAAAGCACCTTGCTACGCCTCATTTTAGGATTCCTTACACCTGTAAAAGGCTCTATCAAACGAGATACGAACAACATTCGCTACGTGTCTCAGAAGAATGATTTTTCTCATGCAGGCTTCCCTATTACGGTAAAAGAAATCCTCGATTCCTACCGTAAATTACTAAAGATTAAAGATAAGCATGAAGTAGATCGCGTATTAGAGCTTACCAATATGACGGCGTTCAAAGACCGTTTAATCAGTAAACTGTCAGGTGGTCAAGCGCAACGCGTATCTATCGCGCGTGCCCTCATCGGCAGCCCTGACCTCATCATACTCGATGAACCATCTACTGGTATCGACCGGAAAAGCCAAGAAGGCATCTACGCCCTTTTGCGCGAGTTAAACCAAGTACACCACATTACAATTATCTCCGTAGAACATAACCTTGAAATGGCCCTAGCCAATTCAACTAATATCTACCACATCGCAAATGGCCAAGGTCACCTTTGCTCTCCTGAACAATACGCTAGTGAAATCATGCACAGCACAGGGCGCAATCCTATGGATCACGAAAATTGTGCTTGCTTTACAGATGTAACACCTCAGGCTCAGGCTCAGGCTCAGGCCGATGATACTACAACTAAGGAGGTGCACCATGTTTAA
- the fliB gene encoding flagellin lysine-N-methylase → MISLYPTIYHTFQCKADRCENTCCQLWTIDIDESTAERYHAMTGPLGESLRQAITVDDEGSHFVFSKEQPMCPLLNENGLCKVVLELGEEGLCDTCHMHPRFYKYIEDLELCGVGLSCEASVELLAEDTQSDQVIFTIEDDDSEFSPDERLTIQNIFELLALDIDSSYFQYSPNPDVQYYAKLLDLYGTTEPIDEEWTVQINTLSHDIEKLITAVQSYIANHDMGLFNKVFQYILYRQIDMLADYSLESILSYARDGVEYILITSAIEGSPLKQVARWSQQIEYDEDNVELLLQHYDSLQ, encoded by the coding sequence ATGATTTCATTATATCCTACTATATATCACACTTTTCAATGCAAAGCAGATCGATGTGAAAATACATGTTGTCAACTTTGGACCATCGATATCGACGAGTCCACTGCTGAACGCTATCATGCCATGACAGGCCCTCTTGGTGAAAGCTTACGCCAAGCTATCACTGTTGATGATGAAGGCAGCCATTTCGTATTTTCTAAAGAACAACCAATGTGTCCGTTACTCAATGAAAACGGTCTTTGTAAGGTTGTGCTCGAACTAGGTGAAGAAGGCCTATGCGATACATGCCACATGCACCCACGTTTTTATAAATATATTGAAGACCTCGAACTATGTGGGGTTGGTCTATCCTGCGAAGCATCGGTTGAACTACTCGCAGAGGATACTCAATCTGATCAGGTAATCTTTACCATTGAAGACGATGATAGCGAGTTTAGTCCTGACGAGCGTTTAACTATTCAGAATATATTTGAACTATTAGCCCTTGATATAGATTCATCATACTTTCAATACAGCCCAAATCCTGATGTACAGTATTATGCGAAACTGTTAGATTTATACGGTACAACAGAGCCTATCGATGAAGAATGGACTGTACAAATTAATACATTATCTCATGACATAGAAAAACTTATTACCGCTGTACAAAGCTATATAGCAAATCACGATATGGGGCTATTCAACAAGGTGTTCCAATACATCTTATATCGTCAAATCGATATGCTAGCAGACTATTCTTTGGAATCTATCCTCTCCTACGCAAGAGATGGTGTAGAATACATACTAATCACAAGTGCTATAGAGGGTTCACCGCTTAAACAAGTCGCAAGATGGTCCCAACAAATCGAATACGATGAAGACAATGTAGAACTACTATTACAACATTATGATTCTCTTCAATAA